The Mixta hanseatica genome includes a region encoding these proteins:
- a CDS encoding amino acid aminotransferase has product MFENITAAPADPILGLADLFRNDDRPNKINLGIGVYKDETGQTPVLTSVKKAEQYLLENETTKNYLSIDGLADFARCTQALLFGQDSAIISAKRARTAQTPGGTGALRVAADFLATQTGAKRVWISNPSWPNHKNVFNSAGLEVCEYDYYDAENHQLDFDAMLASLRGAKAGDVVLFHGCCHNPTGIDPTAEQWSQLAELSKASGWLPLFDFAYQGFARGLEEDAEGLRIFAASHQELIVASSYSKNFGLYNERVGAFTLVAAEAGVADTAFSQVKYTIRANYSNPPAHGAAVVATILGNDALRAIWEQELTDMRQRIHRMRQLFVNTLQEKGANRDFSFIIRQNGMFSFSGLNKDQVIRLREEFGVYAVNSGRVNVAGMTPDNMAALCEAIVAVL; this is encoded by the coding sequence ATGTTTGAAAATATCACTGCTGCACCCGCCGATCCTATTCTTGGTTTAGCCGATCTTTTCCGCAACGATGACCGCCCGAATAAAATCAACCTTGGCATCGGCGTCTATAAAGATGAAACCGGACAAACGCCAGTATTAACCAGCGTAAAGAAAGCCGAGCAGTATCTGCTGGAAAACGAAACCACAAAAAATTATCTCAGCATTGATGGCCTGGCTGACTTTGCCCGCTGCACCCAGGCGCTGCTATTTGGTCAGGATAGCGCGATTATTAGCGCAAAACGCGCCCGCACCGCGCAAACCCCTGGCGGAACCGGCGCCCTGCGCGTGGCCGCTGATTTTCTGGCGACGCAAACCGGCGCTAAGCGCGTCTGGATCAGCAACCCCAGCTGGCCAAACCACAAAAACGTCTTTAATTCTGCCGGCCTCGAAGTCTGCGAATATGATTATTACGATGCTGAAAACCATCAGCTCGATTTTGACGCAATGCTGGCCAGCCTGCGCGGCGCCAAAGCTGGCGACGTCGTGTTATTCCACGGCTGCTGCCATAACCCAACCGGAATCGATCCTACCGCAGAGCAGTGGTCTCAGCTGGCGGAACTCTCTAAGGCAAGCGGCTGGCTGCCGCTGTTTGATTTTGCCTACCAGGGCTTCGCACGTGGTCTGGAAGAAGATGCTGAAGGGCTGCGGATTTTTGCTGCCAGCCACCAGGAGCTGATTGTTGCCAGCTCATACTCGAAAAACTTTGGCCTTTATAACGAGCGTGTGGGCGCCTTTACGCTGGTAGCCGCAGAGGCAGGCGTAGCCGATACCGCGTTCAGCCAGGTCAAATATACCATCCGTGCGAACTACTCTAATCCGCCGGCGCACGGTGCTGCCGTAGTGGCGACTATTCTGGGTAACGACGCGCTGCGCGCTATCTGGGAGCAGGAGTTAACGGATATGCGTCAGCGCATTCATCGCATGCGCCAGCTTTTCGTTAATACGCTGCAGGAAAAAGGCGCTAACCGCGACTTCAGTTTTATTATTCGTCAGAACGGCATGTTCTCTTTCAGCGGGCTGAATAAAGATCAGGTTATTCGTCTGCG
- the ompF gene encoding porin OmpF, translating into MMKRNILAVVIPALLAAGAANAAEVYNKDGNKLDLYGKAVGLHYFSDDDGYAGDGDQSYIRLGFKGETQINDMMTGFGQWEYEFSANNSEGEDAQEGNKTRLGFAGLKFGNYGSFDYGRNYGIAYDALAWTDVLPEFGGDFAQSDTMTSRTGGVATYRNSNFFGLVDGWDFAVQYQGKNERDELQRSNGDGYGFSTSYVSPIGVGIVGSYSSQDRTNDQNTVADLGRGDRAEFWGTALKYDANNVYLAASYGEGRNATRISGTIAGVGDVSGFANKTQDIELVAQYQFDFGLRPSIAYVQTKGKDIEGVGDVDLVKYFEVGATYYFNKNMSTYVDYIINQIDDDNELGIGSGDTVAVGLVYQF; encoded by the coding sequence ATGATGAAGCGCAATATTCTGGCAGTGGTTATTCCTGCTCTGTTAGCTGCCGGAGCAGCCAATGCAGCAGAAGTTTATAATAAAGATGGTAACAAGCTGGATCTGTACGGCAAAGCGGTTGGTCTGCACTACTTCTCTGATGACGACGGCTATGCCGGCGATGGCGATCAATCTTATATTCGCCTGGGCTTCAAAGGCGAAACCCAGATTAACGACATGATGACCGGTTTCGGTCAATGGGAATATGAATTCAGCGCCAACAACTCTGAAGGCGAAGATGCTCAGGAAGGTAACAAAACCCGTCTGGGCTTTGCTGGTCTGAAATTCGGCAACTATGGCTCTTTCGATTACGGCCGTAACTACGGCATCGCTTATGATGCTCTGGCATGGACCGACGTCCTGCCTGAATTCGGCGGTGACTTCGCTCAGTCTGACACCATGACCAGCCGTACCGGCGGCGTGGCGACTTACCGTAACAGCAATTTCTTTGGTCTGGTTGATGGCTGGGACTTCGCAGTTCAGTATCAGGGCAAAAACGAGCGTGACGAGCTGCAGCGCTCTAACGGCGACGGCTACGGCTTCTCAACCTCTTATGTTTCACCGATCGGTGTTGGCATTGTAGGCTCTTATAGTTCTCAGGATCGCACTAATGACCAGAATACTGTTGCTGATCTGGGTCGCGGCGACCGTGCAGAGTTCTGGGGCACCGCGCTGAAATATGACGCGAACAATGTCTACCTGGCTGCAAGCTATGGTGAAGGCCGTAACGCTACCCGTATCTCTGGCACCATTGCTGGCGTCGGCGACGTATCTGGCTTCGCAAATAAAACTCAGGATATCGAACTGGTTGCACAGTATCAGTTTGATTTTGGTCTGCGTCCGTCTATCGCCTATGTGCAGACTAAAGGCAAAGACATTGAAGGCGTTGGCGACGTTGACCTGGTTAAATACTTTGAAGTGGGCGCAACCTACTACTTCAACAAAAACATGTCTACCTACGTTGACTACATCATTAACCAGATTGATGACGACAATGAGCTGGGAATCGGCTCTGGCGACACCGTAGCAGTAGGCCTGGTTTACCAGTTCTAA
- the asnS gene encoding asparagine--tRNA ligase, which yields MSVVPVADVLLGQVAVGEEVTVRGWVRTRRDSKAGISFVAVYDGSCFNPVQAVVNNSLPNYQSEVLRLTTGCSVIVTGNVVESPGQGQSFEIQATAVEVVGWVDDPDTYPMAAKRHSIEYLREVAHLRPRTNLIGAVARVRHTLAQALHRFFHENGYFWVSTPLITASDTEGAGEMFRVSTLDLENLPRNAQGKVDFNEDFFGKEAFLTVSGQLNGETYACALSKIYTFGPTFRAENSNTSRHLAEFWMLEPEIAFASLDDAADLAEAMLKYVFKAVLSERADDMAFFAERVDKEAVSRLEKFVTADFARVDYTDAIDILLASGQTFENPVEWGIDLSSEHERYLAEKHFQAPVVVKNYPKDIKAFYMRLNEDGKTVAAMDVLAPGIGEIIGGSQREERLDVLDQRLNEMGLNKEDYWWYRDLRRYGTVPHSGFGLGFERLIAYVTGVQNVRDVIPFPRTPRNASF from the coding sequence ATGAGCGTAGTGCCTGTAGCGGACGTACTGCTCGGCCAGGTTGCGGTTGGCGAAGAAGTCACCGTGCGCGGTTGGGTACGTACCCGAAGAGATTCAAAAGCCGGTATTTCCTTTGTCGCCGTGTATGACGGCTCCTGCTTTAATCCCGTTCAGGCTGTCGTCAATAATTCTCTGCCTAATTACCAGAGCGAAGTGCTGCGTTTAACGACCGGTTGTTCCGTTATCGTCACGGGCAACGTAGTTGAATCTCCGGGCCAGGGACAGAGTTTTGAGATTCAGGCGACGGCCGTTGAGGTAGTGGGTTGGGTAGACGATCCGGATACCTATCCGATGGCGGCAAAACGCCACAGCATTGAGTATCTGCGTGAAGTCGCTCACCTGCGTCCGCGTACCAATCTGATTGGCGCCGTGGCGCGCGTGCGCCATACGCTGGCTCAGGCGCTGCACCGCTTTTTCCATGAAAATGGCTATTTCTGGGTTTCCACGCCGCTGATCACCGCGTCCGATACCGAAGGCGCCGGTGAGATGTTCCGCGTCTCCACGCTGGATTTAGAGAACCTGCCGCGTAACGCGCAGGGCAAAGTCGATTTCAATGAAGATTTCTTTGGTAAAGAAGCGTTCCTGACGGTTTCCGGTCAGCTGAATGGCGAAACCTACGCCTGCGCCCTCTCCAAAATTTATACCTTCGGCCCTACCTTCCGTGCTGAAAACTCTAACACCAGCCGCCACCTGGCGGAATTCTGGATGCTGGAGCCGGAAATTGCCTTTGCTTCGCTGGATGATGCGGCGGACCTGGCGGAAGCGATGCTGAAGTATGTCTTTAAAGCGGTATTAAGCGAGCGCGCAGATGATATGGCGTTCTTTGCCGAGCGCGTGGATAAAGAAGCCGTTAGCCGTCTGGAAAAATTCGTCACGGCGGATTTTGCTCGTGTCGATTACACCGATGCGATCGATATTCTGTTAGCCAGCGGCCAGACATTTGAGAACCCGGTTGAATGGGGTATTGACCTCTCCTCCGAGCATGAGCGTTACCTGGCGGAAAAACACTTCCAGGCACCGGTGGTGGTGAAAAACTATCCCAAAGACATTAAGGCTTTTTATATGCGCCTTAATGAAGATGGTAAAACCGTGGCGGCGATGGACGTGCTGGCGCCGGGGATTGGTGAAATTATCGGTGGCTCCCAGCGTGAAGAACGCCTGGACGTCCTGGACCAGCGTCTCAATGAAATGGGCCTGAATAAAGAAGACTACTGGTGGTATCGCGACCTGCGCCGTTACGGCACCGTGCCCCACTCTGGTTTTGGTTTAGGCTTCGAACGTTTGATCGCTTATGTCACTGGCGTACAAAATGTAAGGGACGTTATACCTTTTCCACGTACCCCGCGTAACGCCAGTTTCTAA